One Danio rerio strain Tuebingen ecotype United States chromosome 7, GRCz12tu, whole genome shotgun sequence genomic window, gcttttggtgcttcacacctttttattggtgaTTTTTGTTTCAAGCTCctgttagcattggccaaaactgattagctgaagtcactgAAGCGTCAACCAACAGAGGATTCCGCCTgatcttaaagccttttttatgggttattttcactatttatgatggcacagcagtcaaaataggacacaTATTTTGTCATGTATAGGACACATTCTTGACTAAAGATGAATTAAAATTGTTCTCTAAGTCAcgttcagacacctcacccccaaACACTTCATTTTTAtggatgaatcaatagttttaaacacggttcACATTCAGaattaagccttagctggatattacACTTcatttagagctgtgttacactgcatggaaggtcctTTTCAAAAACCCTTAATAGTGGCTAGTTTGGAATAGTAAAATGAGGGTTCCTGTATCATGTAAAACATCTGTAGATTCTTCAGTCACAACAAATTCATTTGGTAATTTTCactttattctgaaaaaaaaggaaaaattaaaacagaaatagtCACAAGCAAATCCAGTTCACAAGTTAACAGTTCTCACATACATACGTTTTGGAGGAAATGAGAACTCCAGCACAAGCGTTCTCTGGAATCATCTTTAGTGTTTTAACGCTTTCCTGTTTGTGCCTTTAAGAGCGAGACGAAATCAGTGTATTTCAGAGTTGCAACAAAAAAAGTCAAGTATTTTGCATCACTTAGTGCTTCCACAATATTAACTATTACTACATAAATTCACTACCTAACAGTATCGTAAGGACCTAATTATACAAACAACAAACACTGCCTCCCCAGTATGATTCTATCAACATGCTCTTCAGCGGGAAAGTGGCTATACACAATTACACCATGTGTGCTTCAGAGCACTCAGTAGTGCCTGTAGTCATACACACTAGGTGCTGTGCAGCTGTGGCCAAAGAGATGGTGGATGTTTGTTGTCGTTTTTAATTCCAGTGTATATAATTTTTACCCCACAATTTTGGTTAAACTTCTGACTTCCACTAAGCTTTCTATGACAGATGGCGTTCTAGTCGCTGTAGGTACAGTGGAAGCAGCTGTGCTTAAGACTGTTCACGAGGTATAACTGTAGGACCTGAGGACAGATGGGTTTGTGGGGCAGTAGGGTTTGGTTTTTTTGGCAAGACTGTGGTTCATATGCCTGTATATACGGAGGGCTCTCCTTACACGGTTTGGGATCGTCCTTCCTGACTTTAGTTTCTCTGGTTTCTTACAATTCTACAACATTGCCCTTTTACATTGATTTGAGACCAAATTCTCAATTAAACGACTATTCAGATTTCCATACACCATTATAAAAAGGCAAATACTACATGGCGGTCAGTGTGACTGAGGGGACTCCACCTTCAGCCCCACCAGTGAGGGCGGCAGCTGTCCGGCAGAGGATGAGGAGGAACTTAGAGAGTTCCTCAGTGCCCCCTGGTGGAGCGTGGACGCAATTGCAGGTCTGATAAGAGGAGGGGGAGGGTGATTGTGAGGGGTCCGGTTTTGTAGAGGTCGCGTCTGAAGTGGGGGAGGCTGGCGCAGCAGGCTAGGGGGTGCTGAAGGGGGCGCGGGGCGCAGTAAGGGTGGAGGTTGAGTGAGGGGTGGGGAGGACTGAGCTGAACTGTGGTTCCCAGAGGCACTACCCTCAGAAGAGGGCAGGGGACTGTCGGAGTGAGGCGGAGAGATGCCATCCATCTTCACCTAGGACATCAAAGAAAAGAGATGAATCTCTATTTTTGGTCAACTGCATTTCAAACAAGTTCAAGTTCTACCTTTTACACAACATTCATACAGACGGTCTTCTCTCTCACCTCATCATCTTCCAGCTCTGCAGACCCATTCAGCTCTGTGTTCACAGTCCTCCCGCTGCTTCCTTGAACCTCCTGTTCTGCCTGCCATTCACGTAGCACCTCCTCAAGATTGAAGCGTCTCCGGTAGCTGACGAAGAACGAGCTGACTTGTGCCACCGTCTTGTTGCCAATCACATCTGCTATGGCAGCAAAATCTTTACCATATCGCCTGACAGCTGGAGAGGAAAACAGATACATGATGAATCTGCACCAAACAATGCATTACCAAGCAGATTATCCTACATGTTTAATGTGaatacttgattttgattggccAGTCACAGCAAGGGTAAACTGCACCTCAACAACCTTAAACACTAGCAACTGTTAATGTACAGCACGTCCAGGTATCGAGGATTCATCTCTTTTTCATATTAAAGAAACTACACTTTTTTGggaataggctcattttacaactcccctagagtaaaacagcagagttttaccatttttgaatttaGTCAGACTATCTCTGGGTTTGGAGAGcacttttattttagctaaacttaaatcattgaattggattagatcGAGATTAAATCGgattcaaataataaatcaaataagattaTTAAatagataattttcctatttaaagcttgactcctcCAGTGTAGTTACGCTGTGTACTAATACCAACAGAAAATGAAATGTTGCTACTTTCTTGGCCAATATGTCTAGTAACTATACTATCATTCTGGCTTAATAATGAAGGAACTTCACTGCCTTTTAATGGttgcagcaggcgcaatgatattacacagtgcTGTTACCTAGTTACCTAGCTAAGGACAATTTTCAGGTGTtgcgtaatatcattgtgcctacTGCAGCCATGATATGTCACCAAATTTCCTTGATTATGCCAGACTGAGCATAATAGCAGCTAAGTTTCCTAGCCATATCAACCTagaataaataagcatttttttcccctttggTTTTAGTACATGATGCAACTACAGAAGAGTGAAGCTTTAAagaggaaaattatcaaaactcttttacaattttatttaacaagatgctaatggtctaatccggtTCAATGAttcatgctaagctaagttaaaaagGTTTTCACTAGAGCCAGAGATCTACTGAATGGGTTCAAAGAAGCTGTAaactaggggagttgtaaaaggAGCATATTTCAAGTGGAGTATTCCTTTAATGCGGCAGCTGTCATCTTGCGGTTATCAATTGTATAGAAATTCTATTCAGTATTAATAGTTCTGAAATATTCTTTCTGAGTTCATCTGCTTTCCTGGACAATTGTTTCACTGTGAGGGATACACTGTAatggattataatataaaaggTAAAATTTTAAAACAGTCATCCAAATCAATATCACttgcttcatttttatttatgagGTGAAAAAGCATACAGTAGAAGTTAAGATTGCACCTCAACTcttaaaggtgcaataggagATCTTGGAATATGCTAACATTAGCCAGATGCAAATCACCGTTCCAAAGTCATGCCTTTTCAATGCATAAATGCACACTAGACAACATCATTACAATATTACATTATAACAttcaccagaaaaaaaaacataaaaaacaatgtAGGTTTTTAATGTTTACCTGCCATTCTCTGTCTTAACTGTGTCCATGAATGTATTGAATGTTTTGATTGGACAAATTTTTCTTGGTTCTACACCTTCTCcaaatttaaaaaagcatattAAAGTAATTTGTACCACTTAATTTATTGATTGCAATCAGGATGTAAAAAGATTCTCAACCAGCATAACAAAAATAGACcatctgaagacaatcacctaatGCACCTTTACATTTTTACCTTGCAAACTGCTTCTTTGATGAAGCTTTGCATTTAATCATGtagtttgataaaaatatttcaaCTCAAATCTACATTTACGTTTTAAAAAGTGGTATTATGTGCATCAGGCGTTTGTTATTGCAAAATAACCCCGTTCAAGGGTTATTCTAATGATAACATGCTTTAAATGGTATGCATTATAatctacaatataaaataaaaataaaagtgttttcattcAGGAAATAGTGATAACTCAGCTCACCCTGAACAGCTAGGAGCTGCTCCTCCGTTGTCCAACGCGAGTTGATTTTTTGGTTGGGCTGAAGAAAATgcagcacaaaaaaaataattaacattatgATGTAACATAAAAGTGGCATTTCACTCAAAATTGGTAGAGATAGACGGCAAGCCTAAAACATTGGGGCCACCTTTAAACGCCCTGCATTGATACCAACCATTTATACCATGCTACTCAACTCAAGCAATCCAGGTGGAAACTTACCTCTCTTGGTCTCATGTCTTCAATTCCATCACCTAAGTTGTTCCTTAAAACGCTGTTGGTTTGCTTGATTTTTTGGACCTAAAACAAAACggccaaaaaaatttaaatagtgACAACTGCATATATATCACTAAGATTTCTATAATTGTATGGCTTTATATATTTCTTTGAAAATACAGTATATTGttaaatatagtatataatattgtTAGTGTATTTGCGTTTGAGTCTCTCAGATTTGATCCATTAATCAAAACTTGGTTTCATGCACATTACCTGTCTCTTTAGTGACACTAGCTGTGTGTCCAGCTGTCTGATAGTAACAGCTCCTGAATCAGTGGATGCAGAAAGGGCGACAATGTCCTCCTGTTCCAGGTGCATGCCTTTAGGAGGCCTGCGGCGAGCTCGAAGAGGGTGGTGACGGTACTGCGCACTCTGGTTCTCTTTCCGGGTCAGACAAGATTTGCTTGGACCTTTCTCGTTTCCTCCTCCATTTCCAGAGTTCTGCTTTGCAGACTAAAAAGCAGCACacatacaatatttttaaataaatattttaagctAAATATCATATGAAGGGTGTACTTTAGACCATGCAACTGGTCAGTATTTTTTTTGCGGTCACTAGTCCCTCATCactacttttattattaatattccaaGTAGTAATACTCTTTTCAGACTACAGGATATACTTGCATTATAAACTTCTAATTCAGAAAAAATACAACTACAAGAAAACATCTATTCTTCACTGTTATGCAGCTTCACTTCTTCCAATTGCAAGAAATAAGGTCTTTTCATAATTCTAGTTTTAAAAATGGTcatgaaaaagtcttatttgtgaaATGGTAACTCAGAATTGGACTTTATACAACTTTTTGAAATTACTTATGTTAACATGGTGACAGTGgcgcaagacaaaaaaaaacttgcaagacaaaaaaaaaaaaatcacaattaccATTTTAAAATTTCATATTATAAACAGGTTTCCATAGTAAATTAATACGGAGTTATTAGCTGTAGATATAATGATTATGCAAATTAGTCGCATATCATGTTGGACAGTTCATCATAGAGTTTGGTTATTTGTTACACCACATGCTCACCTCTTTCTTGGCATTGATCTCAAAGTCACTGTCGCTACCTGGATCTCCTTCCTCTATCTCATCATTACTGGCaggaacacaaatacacactttgTAATCCTATATGTCTGGAGGCCACAAACATTTCAATTAATTTTCCTCTTCTCTCTTTTTACCTCTCATTCTTTTCTCTCTTGCTGAGGAGTTTGCGAGCTTGGCGATCCATGACGCTGGTTCGTGTTCTGGTTTTCTTCCAGGAGTAGTAGTACTTCACCAGGCTTGTGATCATCTTGTCTGGAAGCTGAGCAATAAAAACAACAGATGGATGCAACCAAGTTAATACAAGCACAAGATATGTCCCGATTCAAGCTTGTGCATGCAAACTCCCTTTTTATGTTCTCTGGAATAGTTTCAAATCATTTAAATGTTCTGATGGATGTAATCACAGCAGGATCTTTGTACGAGACAATAGGTCATATTGTTGACATTGAGACCCCTCTACATGGATGTGTGATTTTACACTAGTGTAGTTGCGGGCAGATGTGAGATCAGCAGATGACTCTTATATAACCCATCTTGCCTCCTGCTCACCATCTGTTGGATGCGATGGAAGCTCTTGCCATGAAAGCTGAAAGCCTGTTCAAACAGAACTTTGTCTTCCACAGTCCACTCATCAGGAAACGGAGTGAAATTGGCCAGGTCAGCCAGTGACTTCTCCACATCATGCTTGTGCCACAGAAGCATGCCAAGAGCCTGTTGATATAACGCAGGAGGATAGTATAAGTGATCAATGCCTCCATCTAGAGGATTTGCCTATAATGCTTAATGTTTATGTCAAGTGGTACCTGTTCCATGTTGTATCCATGCTTTTCTTTGGCCATTAGAATATACTCATCCACTGAGAACAaaaaaaagaggggaaaaaaaaaaagagtttcttTATTAACAAAAAATGGTATAGCTGAATACCACACAATACAATTATCATACCTTGCAGAATTGCACACCTTGCACACAACAAAGTGGAaagtaaataatatgaatgattcattggatcaataatgttttttaaatcaattaattagaTTTAAGTCACAATATTATCCGTTTAACAACTGTTTGATTGTTTTTCTTAAACACATTTCTTTAATTCcacatattttgtaaatatttaatgctTCTTATAGACAAGAAAAATACTAACTTGaaaattaattacttaaaaaCAACAACGCAATAAAAACCATGAATAGTTTCCATCAGGGGTGTCAAAACCCGGTAatggagtgccggtgtcctgcacagtttaggttTAACTTTCTTTAACAcgcctgcctggaagtttctagtacacctcttaagagcttgattagctggttcaggtgtgtttaattggggttggagctaaaatatgcaggacaccggtcctccaggaccgatTTTGGACACCCCCTGGTCTACATCAACATAGATTGGACAATTTCTTTTAAGCATGAAAACAATAACAGTTGAGTACAGCTTTACAGTTTAACcatatattaataatttgttgTTTTGCTTGATTCTATTTTCAATTACATGTAATTAATTTTCTAGAGTTGtggcaaaaaaaagagaaatcaatTCTGAGTTTTGCTATTCTCTCAAggattctgagcttagtttttaacagcagaaggtgCTGTATGCTTTACAAACTGTCATATCTGCTTGCATCCAATTCCTTACCAGTACCACTACAACagaaaataactattaataatggAAGAAAAGATTTAAATTTCCTGTAAAGTGCTTTTGCAGGGCTCAAAATTGTGACCATATTGGTCGCATATGTGCCAGAAACTTGAGCTACGCAACATGATAAtgtatttgggagcatttgtgcgactgcatataatgatTGTAGTGTGaccttttttgatttttttttctacaaacgTGCTGAATCCCTCTTCCCTGCTGCGTAGATcttatattggttcatattagctgccaATCACTCAATGCCTtctgctgtcagatgacagggagcttttatgaccacgggaaatacaAACAGCTGGACTCAGAGGAAGCCGCAATGAAAAGTAGgctacacaggtttgcaaacccacctaaagttacaattAATGGCGTTGATGATAGCGATAGTGGTTAATGTTTATCCTCCAGTCGAGAGTGTGATTTCAGAAAGAGTGCTGAAGGTCTCAGAGTGGATCAGCTGTTTAATGGCCCGAATCTTGATGCACTGGATTCACTGTGCGTTTAACGCGAATGGCAGCTAAATGTGAAATCTAACACTGTATACATCAGTGCCTAAGAAGCTCGACTTTACtagtttagtttcattttaatcTATACTGTGGCTCATgatgaacctcggctcagttggcggttctgtgtggagtgtgcatgttctccctgccttcgcgtgggtttcctccgggtgctctggtttcccccacagtccaaagacatgcggtacaggtgaattgggtaggctaaattgtccgtagtgtatgagtgtgtgtgtgtggaaaatgaatgaatgaatgtggttCATAACAAAGAACAGTAATGCATGGGCAGTCATTGTGAGATTCTTGATCTGCCCTGCTCATATTGGGTGGGCTGACTCACCTGCTTTCTTACACAAACACAGTAAAATGTAAATCAGCAT contains:
- the rcor2 gene encoding REST corepressor 2 isoform X2, producing MIRVGGDYQAQIPEFKPDCASRYGEKDQRSMLVWSPNSQVSDAMLDEYILMAKEKHGYNMEQALGMLLWHKHDVEKSLADLANFTPFPDEWTVEDKVLFEQAFSFHGKSFHRIQQMLPDKMITSLVKYYYSWKKTRTRTSVMDRQARKLLSKREKNESNDEIEEGDPGSDSDFEINAKKESAKQNSGNGGGNEKGPSKSCLTRKENQSAQYRHHPLRARRRPPKGMHLEQEDIVALSASTDSGAVTIRQLDTQLVSLKRQVQKIKQTNSVLRNNLGDGIEDMRPREPNQKINSRWTTEEQLLAVQAVRRYGKDFAAIADVIGNKTVAQVSSFFVSYRRRFNLEEVLREWQAEQEVQGSSGRTVNTELNGSAELEDDEVKMDGISPPHSDSPLPSSEGSASGNHSSAQSSPPLTQPPPLLRPAPPSAPPSLLRQPPPLQTRPLQNRTPHNHPPPPLIRPAIASTLHQGALRNSLSSSSSSAGQLPPSLVGLKVESPQSH
- the rcor2 gene encoding REST corepressor 2, whose translation is MERSGSGVLSRSRAKTVTNGNSQHSEEESSDEEHPNDSMIRVGGDYQAQIPEFKPDCASRYGEKDQRSMLVWSPNSQVSDAMLDEYILMAKEKHGYNMEQALGMLLWHKHDVEKSLADLANFTPFPDEWTVEDKVLFEQAFSFHGKSFHRIQQMLPDKMITSLVKYYYSWKKTRTRTSVMDRQARKLLSKREKNESNDEIEEGDPGSDSDFEINAKKESAKQNSGNGGGNEKGPSKSCLTRKENQSAQYRHHPLRARRRPPKGMHLEQEDIVALSASTDSGAVTIRQLDTQLVSLKRQVQKIKQTNSVLRNNLGDGIEDMRPREPNQKINSRWTTEEQLLAVQAVRRYGKDFAAIADVIGNKTVAQVSSFFVSYRRRFNLEEVLREWQAEQEVQGSSGRTVNTELNGSAELEDDEVKMDGISPPHSDSPLPSSEGSASGNHSSAQSSPPLTQPPPLLRPAPPSAPPSLLRQPPPLQTRPLQNRTPHNHPPPPLIRPAIASTLHQGALRNSLSSSSSSAGQLPPSLVGLKVESPQSH
- the rcor2 gene encoding REST corepressor 2 isoform X3, yielding MAKEKHGYNMEQALGMLLWHKHDVEKSLADLANFTPFPDEWTVEDKVLFEQAFSFHGKSFHRIQQMLPDKMITSLVKYYYSWKKTRTRTSVMDRQARKLLSKREKNESNDEIEEGDPGSDSDFEINAKKESAKQNSGNGGGNEKGPSKSCLTRKENQSAQYRHHPLRARRRPPKGMHLEQEDIVALSASTDSGAVTIRQLDTQLVSLKRQVQKIKQTNSVLRNNLGDGIEDMRPREPNQKINSRWTTEEQLLAVQAVRRYGKDFAAIADVIGNKTVAQVSSFFVSYRRRFNLEEVLREWQAEQEVQGSSGRTVNTELNGSAELEDDEVKMDGISPPHSDSPLPSSEGSASGNHSSAQSSPPLTQPPPLLRPAPPSAPPSLLRQPPPLQTRPLQNRTPHNHPPPPLIRPAIASTLHQGALRNSLSSSSSSAGQLPPSLVGLKVESPQSH